The following proteins are encoded in a genomic region of Rickettsiales bacterium:
- a CDS encoding acyl-CoA desaturase, whose protein sequence is MTELTASLSSVPEEVRPAPKSPTLWQDYGVMTGTLGVVVIPFIGMIVGIISLWYYGFGWLHLSLLVSMYVLTVLGITVGFHRLFTHRAFETHPIVQSIFVILGSMALQGPMLKWVAMHRMHHQHSDLDDDPHSPVNAGKGLLNWIRGAWHAHIGWFFEPDPPELYRYVKDLQRSKLLRTLSDLFPLWALVGLLVPAGIGALITRSWDGAFIGFIWGGLARVFLVHHVTWGINSICHLWGGREFETTDQSRNNFLFGILALGEGWHNNHHAFPVSAKHGLRWWQIDISYWVIKIMSWLGIAWKIRMPAA, encoded by the coding sequence TTGACTGAACTTACTGCTTCTCTTTCTTCTGTGCCGGAAGAAGTCCGGCCAGCCCCAAAATCCCCGACGTTATGGCAAGATTATGGCGTTATGACCGGCACGCTTGGTGTCGTCGTCATACCGTTTATCGGCATGATCGTCGGCATTATTTCGTTGTGGTATTACGGCTTCGGCTGGCTGCATCTGTCCCTGCTTGTCAGCATGTATGTGCTGACAGTACTGGGGATTACGGTTGGCTTCCACCGCCTGTTTACCCACCGCGCGTTTGAAACGCATCCCATCGTCCAATCCATCTTCGTCATTCTGGGATCGATGGCGCTGCAGGGACCGATGCTGAAATGGGTCGCGATGCACCGCATGCATCACCAGCACAGCGATCTGGATGACGATCCGCATTCACCCGTTAACGCTGGCAAAGGCTTGCTCAACTGGATACGCGGCGCATGGCATGCCCATATCGGCTGGTTTTTTGAACCGGATCCTCCGGAACTGTACCGCTATGTAAAAGATCTCCAGCGCAGCAAACTGCTGCGTACCTTAAGCGACCTCTTCCCGCTATGGGCACTGGTTGGCCTGCTGGTACCCGCCGGAATCGGCGCGCTGATTACCCGCTCATGGGATGGCGCATTCATAGGCTTTATCTGGGGCGGACTGGCGAGAGTATTTCTTGTGCATCACGTGACCTGGGGCATCAATTCCATCTGTCACCTGTGGGGCGGCAGGGAGTTCGAGACCACCGACCAGAGCCGCAATAACTTCCTGTTCGGGATTCTGGCGCTTGGCGAAGGCTGGCATAACAATCACCATGCTTTCCCTGTTTCGGCCAAGCACGGCCTGCGCTGGTGGCAGATCGATATAAGCTACTGGGTAATCAAGATCATGTCCTGGCTGGGAATCGCCTGGAAGATCAGAATGCCTGCCGCTTAA
- a CDS encoding YHYH protein, protein MMMRNGRTLSLLTVLLLSAPLVAWPAQHSLSDRELEAMAGSKYVSGELPLGDGHYVTDVPRKGYIYLCHPMRGGGGGAQHVGSWIHGKSWNFNQKIAVQGRMMWREAQFSDTLKDSLRVLTGNGLPIGATTGIFPVQPADPAYAYDRNPNHIQQQSLQDTLPVNPTYSDTPYCMGGEAGIMLNGVPLFNGFDAGMRDAAAHEIQDSCNGHPQRSGQYHYHSLSSCIRDVSEQRVIGFALDGFPITGPEVSPGKYLTTDDLDECHGITSEIVLDGKRTMTYHYVMTMDFPYSVSCFRGKPSRTGPADSGRTEESRPPQREGQEHGHMPPPEAVQACNGKTQGAECGFISPRRDKIAGRCDTPPGSGVPACIPDRRP, encoded by the coding sequence ATGATGATGAGAAACGGCAGGACGCTGTCGCTGCTTACAGTTCTGCTGTTGAGTGCACCCTTAGTGGCATGGCCGGCGCAACATTCGCTTAGCGACCGCGAACTGGAAGCAATGGCAGGCAGTAAATACGTATCAGGAGAGCTTCCGCTTGGCGACGGGCATTATGTGACGGATGTGCCGCGCAAGGGCTATATTTATTTGTGCCATCCGATGCGTGGTGGGGGGGGCGGTGCCCAGCACGTCGGAAGCTGGATCCACGGCAAAAGCTGGAACTTCAATCAGAAAATTGCGGTGCAGGGCAGGATGATGTGGCGTGAGGCGCAATTCAGCGACACGCTGAAGGATAGTTTGCGTGTGCTCACAGGCAACGGATTACCGATAGGCGCTACGACGGGAATCTTTCCCGTGCAGCCAGCCGACCCCGCTTATGCGTATGACCGCAATCCCAATCATATCCAGCAGCAGTCGCTGCAGGATACATTGCCGGTTAACCCCACTTATTCCGATACGCCTTACTGCATGGGCGGTGAGGCTGGGATCATGTTGAATGGCGTGCCACTCTTTAACGGATTTGATGCCGGTATGCGCGATGCTGCCGCGCATGAAATACAGGATTCCTGTAACGGACATCCCCAGCGCTCCGGCCAGTACCATTACCATAGCCTGAGTTCCTGTATCAGGGATGTCAGCGAACAGCGCGTCATCGGTTTTGCGCTGGATGGTTTTCCCATCACCGGCCCGGAAGTGTCACCCGGAAAATACCTGACCACGGATGATTTGGATGAATGTCACGGCATTACCAGCGAAATCGTTCTGGATGGTAAGAGAACCATGACCTATCACTATGTGATGACAATGGATTTTCCCTATTCGGTGAGCTGCTTCCGTGGTAAACCGTCGCGCACTGGTCCTGCGGACAGCGGACGAACAGAAGAAAGCCGCCCTCCGCAGCGAGAGGGGCAGGAGCATGGACATATGCCGCCGCCTGAGGCAGTGCAGGCATGCAATGGAAAAACACAAGGCGCAGAATGCGGTTTCATTTCGCCACGGAGAGATAAAATCGCCGGCCGGTGCGACACGCCGCCCGGAAGCGGCGTGCCAGCTTGCATCCCGGATCGTAGACCTTAG
- a CDS encoding dihydrofolate reductase family protein, with amino-acid sequence MSKLIVRCFSISLDGYGAGPDQSLKSPLGINGEALHKWMVTTKYFRTMFGQEGGETGVDNDFAERSFDNIGAWILGRNMFGPVREAWPDDQWKGWWGDNPPYHVPVFVLTHYPRAPIVMEGGTTFYFVTDGIEAALKQAKEAANGKDIRLGGGVSTLKQYLRAGLVDNLHIAMSPVFLGTGENLFEGLNLSALGYECSAHQSTANAIHLTITKSTR; translated from the coding sequence ATGTCTAAACTTATAGTGCGCTGCTTCTCCATCTCGTTAGATGGCTATGGCGCAGGCCCTGATCAAAGCCTTAAGAGTCCACTCGGAATCAATGGGGAGGCTCTGCATAAATGGATGGTCACAACCAAATATTTTCGGACCATGTTTGGTCAGGAAGGTGGCGAAACAGGCGTGGATAATGACTTTGCCGAACGCAGCTTTGACAACATTGGAGCTTGGATCTTGGGCAGAAACATGTTTGGTCCTGTCAGAGAAGCTTGGCCGGATGATCAATGGAAAGGCTGGTGGGGCGATAATCCTCCTTACCATGTCCCGGTGTTTGTACTCACACATTATCCCAGGGCTCCCATTGTCATGGAAGGTGGAACGACTTTCTACTTTGTCACCGATGGTATTGAAGCGGCGCTGAAACAGGCGAAAGAGGCTGCAAACGGCAAAGACATCAGGCTCGGCGGCGGCGTTTCCACCCTGAAACAGTATCTGCGTGCAGGCTTGGTGGATAACCTTCACATCGCTATGTCACCGGTGTTCCTGGGAACAGGCGAGAATCTGTTTGAGGGCCTGAACCTTTCCGCTTTGGGGTATGAATGCAGCGCTCACCAATCAACGGCGAACGCCATTCATCTCACAATTACTAAAAGCACCCGCTAA
- a CDS encoding SRPBCC family protein codes for MTANQNPNELRITRVYDAPVKAVWDAWTDPKQAAQWWGPRGFTITTHSKDLRPGGSWVYTMHGPDGINYPNSTKYFEVEPYSKLVYDHGGNEDQPPMFRVTVLFSEKKGKTTMDMCMALPSAEALKETKEIIKKASGNSTWDRLAEYLEKSSSGQEIFVINRTFDAPLETMFEMWTNPNHFTQWLAPTGFTMQFIRADIREGGNSFYAMTSNDGKMTMYGNVSYQEIKRPDRLVYTQRFSDENENVARHPMAPTWPETMRTTVLFAEEAPNQTRVSVLWEVVGDATTAEIETFRNGRTGMTQGWKGSFDKLEVYLISDSEIKVA; via the coding sequence ATGACCGCAAACCAAAATCCAAATGAACTCAGGATCACACGTGTCTATGACGCGCCCGTTAAAGCCGTATGGGACGCATGGACCGATCCGAAGCAGGCAGCACAGTGGTGGGGCCCGCGCGGTTTTACGATTACCACTCACAGCAAAGACCTGCGCCCGGGTGGAAGCTGGGTCTACACCATGCACGGGCCGGACGGCATAAACTATCCTAACAGCACAAAGTATTTCGAAGTGGAGCCTTATTCCAAGCTCGTTTACGACCATGGCGGCAATGAAGACCAGCCCCCCATGTTCCGCGTGACGGTGCTGTTCAGCGAGAAGAAAGGCAAGACCACGATGGACATGTGCATGGCGCTGCCTTCCGCTGAAGCTCTCAAGGAGACCAAGGAAATCATCAAGAAGGCCAGCGGCAACTCCACCTGGGACCGTCTTGCGGAATATCTGGAGAAATCCTCTTCAGGCCAGGAAATTTTTGTTATCAACCGCACATTCGATGCTCCTCTGGAAACCATGTTCGAAATGTGGACGAACCCGAATCATTTCACTCAGTGGCTTGCACCGACCGGATTTACGATGCAGTTTATCCGCGCTGATATCCGCGAAGGCGGCAACAGCTTTTATGCCATGACATCGAATGACGGCAAGATGACGATGTACGGCAATGTAAGCTATCAGGAGATCAAGCGACCTGACCGTCTTGTTTACACTCAACGCTTCAGTGATGAGAATGAGAATGTCGCACGTCATCCCATGGCGCCGACATGGCCGGAAACGATGCGCACAACCGTCCTGTTCGCAGAAGAAGCCCCTAACCAGACACGCGTTTCGGTACTGTGGGAAGTGGTAGGCGATGCGACGACGGCAGAAATCGAAACCTTCCGCAATGGAAGAACCGGCATGACGCAAGGCTGGAAGGGCTCTTTCGACAAGCTGGAAGTCTATCTGATCAGCGACAGCGAAATCAAGGTTGCCTAA
- a CDS encoding metalloregulator ArsR/SmtB family transcription factor, with the protein MQDHLSQVFSALADPTRRAMLASLSKGEASVSELAKPFLQDMSLPAITKHLKVLEKAGLITKTKEAQWRPCKLNAAPLKDATNWMEQYRAFWEESFDRLGEYLKTVTTNQTKTSSTKKGTHHDRKPKSK; encoded by the coding sequence ATGCAGGACCATCTGAGCCAGGTATTTTCCGCCCTTGCCGACCCGACGAGACGGGCCATGCTTGCAAGTCTTTCCAAAGGGGAAGCCAGCGTTTCCGAACTGGCAAAGCCTTTCTTGCAGGATATGAGCCTGCCCGCGATCACGAAGCACCTGAAGGTGCTGGAAAAGGCAGGGCTGATTACCAAGACCAAAGAAGCGCAGTGGCGTCCCTGTAAACTGAATGCGGCGCCGCTCAAAGATGCGACTAACTGGATGGAGCAATACCGCGCCTTCTGGGAAGAAAGCTTCGACCGTCTCGGTGAATACCTGAAAACTGTGACGACTAACCAGACTAAAACATCATCAACCAAGAAAGGAACTCACCATGACCGCAAACCAAAATCCAAATGA
- a CDS encoding PA0069 family radical SAM protein → MDDTFQAARKNVKGRGTGELAKGRFERIEVVYEEEDAQQVETQVFRDASRSILARNDSPDVGFSVSLNPYRGCEHGCIYCYARPTHEYFSLSAGLDFESKLFVKTEAPALLRAELRKKSWKPQPIILSGVTDCYQPLERKMELTRSCLQVLAEFRNPAAIITKNHLVTRDIDVLKELASYDAIHVVISITTLDSELARKMEPRASQPKRRLQAIEELSAAGIPVSVNMAPIVPGLTEHEIPTLLKSAADAGARSAHYVMLRLPHSVKDLFQKWLEEHYPMRKEKVLNRIRDVRGGELYDSDFGSRMKGEGTYADHIAQMFAQARKANGLDKRSSILSTAHFKRQDVQLSLL, encoded by the coding sequence ATGGACGATACGTTCCAGGCGGCACGTAAGAATGTGAAAGGACGCGGCACCGGCGAGCTTGCCAAAGGGCGTTTTGAGCGGATTGAGGTTGTTTACGAAGAGGAGGACGCGCAGCAGGTAGAAACTCAGGTTTTCCGAGATGCGTCGCGCTCCATCCTTGCACGTAACGACAGCCCTGATGTGGGGTTCTCGGTTTCACTGAATCCTTATCGCGGCTGCGAGCATGGCTGCATCTACTGCTATGCGCGGCCGACGCATGAATATTTCAGCCTCTCCGCCGGGCTCGATTTCGAGAGCAAGCTATTTGTCAAAACGGAAGCGCCTGCCTTGCTGCGCGCAGAGCTGCGCAAGAAAAGCTGGAAACCACAGCCTATTATACTCAGCGGCGTAACGGATTGTTATCAGCCGCTGGAACGAAAAATGGAACTTACGCGAAGCTGCCTGCAGGTGCTGGCGGAGTTTCGGAACCCGGCTGCGATCATTACGAAGAATCATCTCGTCACACGTGATATCGACGTCCTGAAAGAGCTTGCTTCTTATGACGCCATTCATGTCGTTATCTCCATTACGACGCTGGACAGCGAACTTGCACGCAAGATGGAGCCACGCGCTTCCCAACCCAAGCGGCGACTGCAGGCGATCGAAGAGTTAAGCGCGGCTGGCATTCCGGTGAGCGTTAATATGGCCCCCATCGTTCCCGGTCTCACAGAACATGAAATTCCAACGCTTCTCAAAAGCGCTGCCGATGCCGGTGCGCGCTCGGCGCATTATGTTATGCTCAGGCTGCCCCACAGCGTAAAGGATTTATTCCAGAAATGGCTGGAAGAACATTATCCGATGCGGAAGGAAAAAGTGCTTAACCGCATACGCGATGTGCGCGGCGGCGAACTTTACGATTCCGATTTCGGCAGCCGTATGAAAGGCGAAGGTACGTATGCCGATCATATCGCGCAGATGTTTGCACAGGCCCGGAAAGCCAACGGGCTGGATAAACGCTCTTCCATTCTTTCCACCGCTCACTTCAAGCGTCAGGACGTGCAATTATCATTGCTTTAA
- a CDS encoding prepilin-type N-terminal cleavage/methylation domain-containing protein, which yields MYSSARRGTTQGFTLIELSIVLVIVGLIVGGILTGRDLIDAAAIRAQISQIEKYHTAVRTFQNKYGYLPGDIPNPAASNFGFPIARGSLAGEGDGNGILEGNCNNTAGSNLGIEEGCGETLVFWQDLNYASLVDGFSASGGAAPSETTNTAIYYPAVLPASKLASSIFVYTYSTSGTNYFGISSASNVGWFLVGGTDPGLSVVQAYNIDKKTDDGMPQSGSVTACYLNGNISTSNSIWAAGAGNQGANGGTGDCLTSTTATAYATTNCYDNNNVAGVQTYSLKQNATKPNCALSFRFQ from the coding sequence ATGTACTCTTCCGCCCGCCGGGGCACAACGCAAGGTTTTACGCTTATCGAACTGAGTATCGTCCTGGTCATTGTCGGGCTGATCGTCGGAGGTATTCTGACAGGCAGGGATCTTATCGATGCCGCTGCGATACGCGCACAGATTTCCCAGATCGAAAAATACCATACCGCTGTCCGCACATTCCAAAACAAATATGGATATCTTCCAGGCGATATTCCTAATCCCGCCGCCAGCAATTTCGGTTTTCCCATCGCCCGCGGAAGTCTGGCAGGTGAAGGCGATGGCAACGGCATACTGGAAGGGAACTGCAATAATACCGCCGGAAGCAATCTGGGCATTGAAGAAGGATGCGGTGAAACGCTCGTCTTCTGGCAGGATCTGAATTACGCCAGCCTTGTGGATGGCTTTAGTGCTTCAGGCGGAGCTGCTCCCAGCGAAACTACCAATACTGCCATTTATTATCCTGCCGTTCTTCCCGCTTCCAAGCTTGCTTCCTCTATATTCGTTTATACTTACAGCACTTCCGGCACGAATTATTTCGGTATTTCGTCCGCCTCCAATGTCGGGTGGTTTCTGGTGGGCGGCACCGATCCGGGCCTCTCGGTGGTACAAGCCTATAATATCGATAAGAAAACGGATGACGGCATGCCGCAATCCGGCTCAGTTACCGCCTGTTACCTGAATGGAAACATTTCCACTTCCAACAGCATTTGGGCGGCTGGCGCGGGCAATCAGGGTGCAAACGGCGGCACGGGCGATTGCCTGACCTCTACGACGGCTACGGCTTATGCTACCACGAACTGCTATGACAATAATAACGTAGCAGGTGTTCAGACCTATTCGCTGAAACAGAATGCCACCAAACCTAATTGCGCCCTTTCATTCCGGTTTCAATAA
- a CDS encoding phosphoribosyltransferase produces MHQQFMKNMRIHDRRQAGLELANRLAAHAYESETLVLALPRGGVPVAFEIARKLHLPMDVFLVRKLGLPGHEELAIGAIADGGMRVLNEDVLSYLPVDKVVIDYIAAKEEQELERRRRTYRDDKPFPAVTGKQIILVDDGLATGSTMRAALKALKRMKPGRIIVAVPVAPESALADLPGADETICLMMPEPFYSVGVWYEQFDQTSDQEVLRSLHEAERFIPSEAA; encoded by the coding sequence ATGCATCAACAATTTATGAAAAACATGCGGATACATGACCGCAGGCAGGCAGGTCTGGAACTTGCTAACCGTCTGGCCGCGCATGCCTATGAATCTGAGACGCTGGTGTTAGCACTACCGCGTGGCGGTGTGCCGGTCGCCTTTGAGATTGCCAGAAAATTGCACCTTCCGATGGACGTATTCCTGGTTCGAAAACTCGGCTTGCCGGGCCACGAAGAACTTGCCATCGGCGCTATTGCGGACGGAGGAATGCGCGTATTAAACGAGGATGTACTTTCTTATCTACCGGTGGATAAAGTCGTTATTGATTATATCGCGGCCAAGGAAGAACAGGAGCTCGAACGTCGCCGCCGGACATACCGCGACGATAAGCCATTTCCTGCCGTGACAGGTAAACAGATTATTCTGGTGGATGACGGACTCGCCACCGGTTCCACCATGCGTGCTGCCCTAAAAGCATTAAAGAGGATGAAACCCGGACGCATTATCGTAGCTGTTCCCGTAGCGCCTGAAAGTGCGCTTGCCGATTTGCCGGGAGCGGATGAAACAATATGCCTGATGATGCCGGAGCCTTTTTATAGCGTTGGTGTCTGGTATGAGCAGTTCGATCAGACGAGCGATCAGGAGGTTCTGCGCTCGCTGCATGAAGCAGAGCGATTTATACCGTCGGAGGCAGCATGA
- a CDS encoding erythromycin esterase family protein, which produces MNEDRIAAELDRYATRLTGGTDDYDEIISMAKNARFVLIGEESHGTHEFYNIRAAITQRLITELGFTAVAVEADWPDAYRINRYVRGDTTIDNAEDALSDFKRFPQWMWCNTEVRNFINWLYDYNHLTNSDVPQVGFYGLDLYSLNNSTEAVIRYLEKIDPEAAKRAKNRYGCFDAYGNDPQVYGYATALGVDENCERKIIEQLRELQENTFKYMQRDGALAGEEFFSAEQNARVVADAENYYRALFKGRPSSWNIRDTHMADTLDKLAEYLTKRHGKPAKIVVWAHNSHIGDASATDAGKRGETNIGQLTRERHAAETLLIGFSTYNGTVTASSDWDEPEEHKRVRNALPGSVEELFHRVEVDNFLLDLRANTEVRKLLSEPRLQRFIGVIYRPDTERWSHYYNVTLPREFDCIIHLDHTKALHPLTPGHLWKNVPYAAEETYPTGL; this is translated from the coding sequence ATGAATGAGGACCGGATAGCCGCCGAACTGGATCGTTATGCAACACGCCTCACCGGCGGCACGGATGACTATGACGAAATTATCAGCATGGCGAAGAACGCACGTTTCGTGCTGATCGGGGAAGAAAGCCACGGAACCCATGAATTTTACAATATACGCGCCGCTATTACGCAGCGCCTCATCACAGAACTTGGATTTACAGCCGTAGCAGTGGAAGCGGACTGGCCCGATGCTTATCGGATTAACCGATATGTGCGCGGCGATACTACTATCGATAACGCAGAGGATGCCTTAAGCGATTTCAAACGTTTTCCGCAATGGATGTGGTGCAATACCGAGGTAAGGAATTTCATCAACTGGCTTTATGATTATAACCATCTGACCAATAGCGATGTGCCGCAGGTAGGTTTTTACGGGCTTGATCTGTATAGCCTGAATAATTCCACCGAAGCGGTAATCCGCTATCTGGAAAAGATTGATCCGGAAGCGGCCAAACGCGCAAAGAACCGGTATGGTTGCTTTGACGCCTATGGCAACGACCCGCAAGTCTACGGTTATGCTACGGCACTTGGCGTCGATGAAAACTGCGAACGTAAAATCATTGAACAACTGCGGGAATTACAGGAAAATACGTTCAAGTATATGCAGCGAGACGGTGCGCTGGCAGGGGAAGAATTTTTCTCCGCCGAACAAAATGCCAGGGTAGTGGCAGATGCGGAGAATTATTACCGTGCACTGTTTAAAGGCAGGCCCAGCAGCTGGAATATTCGCGATACGCATATGGCTGATACGTTGGATAAACTGGCGGAATATCTTACCAAGCGGCATGGAAAACCAGCGAAAATCGTGGTCTGGGCGCATAATTCGCATATAGGCGATGCCAGCGCAACGGATGCCGGTAAGCGCGGTGAAACCAATATCGGGCAATTAACGCGTGAACGCCATGCCGCAGAAACATTGCTGATCGGATTCTCCACTTATAACGGCACAGTTACCGCTTCATCCGATTGGGACGAACCCGAAGAGCATAAGCGCGTGCGCAATGCATTACCGGGCAGTGTGGAAGAATTGTTCCACCGCGTAGAGGTGGATAATTTCCTGCTCGACCTGCGCGCCAATACCGAGGTAAGGAAATTGCTAAGTGAGCCACGGTTGCAGCGCTTTATCGGCGTCATTTACCGCCCGGATACGGAGCGCTGGAGCCATTATTACAACGTAACCCTCCCGCGTGAATTCGACTGTATTATTCATCTCGATCACACTAAAGCGCTTCACCCGCTGACGCCCGGCCATTTATGGAAAAATGTGCCGTACGCAGCGGAGGAGACCTATCCCACAGGGTTGTAA
- a CDS encoding manganese catalase family protein gives MFMHNKRLMYTVRVDRTDPRMANLILEQFGGPDGELAAAMRYFSQGLAEGDAGRKDMLLDIATEELSHLEVVGSLVVMLNKGVKGKMAEGMEAAELMADITGGTDSHTTALLYGGGVALTNSAGVPWTAAYVDSRAEPAADFRSNIAAEARAKIIYERLMNLCDDPGVKDALGFLMTREIAHQKSFEKALYAMQPNFPPGKRPGMPEFTNKYYNMSQGEGDMRGPWNEGDQWEFIDDPEEQMAVDGGDGTASAKLSGNERKLEEQLKARTLSDPSRNPTTGADLGAGPGAGKTKRVTQDA, from the coding sequence ATGTTCATGCATAATAAACGTCTTATGTACACTGTACGAGTCGATAGAACCGATCCGCGCATGGCGAATCTTATTCTCGAACAATTCGGCGGGCCGGACGGCGAGCTTGCTGCCGCTATGCGCTATTTCAGCCAGGGACTGGCAGAGGGCGATGCAGGCCGAAAAGACATGCTGCTGGATATTGCCACGGAAGAATTAAGCCATCTGGAAGTTGTGGGCAGTCTGGTCGTCATGCTGAACAAAGGCGTTAAAGGCAAAATGGCTGAAGGCATGGAAGCCGCAGAGCTCATGGCCGATATTACCGGAGGCACGGATAGCCACACAACGGCACTGCTTTATGGCGGCGGCGTAGCGCTTACTAACTCCGCAGGTGTGCCCTGGACTGCGGCTTATGTGGATTCGCGCGCTGAACCTGCAGCAGATTTCCGCTCCAATATCGCGGCTGAGGCTCGCGCGAAGATTATCTATGAACGGCTTATGAATCTCTGTGACGATCCGGGAGTCAAAGACGCGCTCGGTTTCCTTATGACGCGTGAAATAGCACATCAAAAATCCTTTGAGAAAGCGCTTTATGCCATGCAGCCTAATTTCCCGCCGGGCAAGAGGCCGGGAATGCCCGAGTTTACCAATAAATATTACAACATGTCGCAAGGTGAAGGCGATATGCGCGGTCCATGGAATGAGGGCGATCAGTGGGAATTTATCGATGATCCCGAAGAGCAGATGGCGGTCGATGGCGGGGATGGAACTGCCAGCGCAAAACTCAGCGGAAATGAACGGAAGCTGGAAGAACAGCTTAAAGCGCGCACGCTTTCCGATCCCTCGCGCAACCCGACCACCGGCGCGGACCTCGGAGCAGGACCGGGAGCAGGCAAGACCAAACGCGTAACACAGGACGCATAG
- a CDS encoding Nramp family divalent metal transporter: protein MQSDTISSNAISESPDFIEIRRIVPVHAGAGVITRIKRYAGVGFLIAVGYMDPGNWATDIEAGSRFGYNLIGVVFLSGLIAMLMQTLCVRLGVASGKDLAQLCRERFPAKVNKTLWVLAQTAIIACDFAEVLGTALAIKLLFGLPLTVGILIAGCDIFILLYLQGKNMLRIEHIVLLLVMVISVAFAAEIVFSKPDWSKVASGFLPSAETWKSPQAWYIAIGILGATVMPHNLYLHSYAVRSREVKQGLTAKTDTIRLLILDTIITLGLACFVNASILLVTASAFHFTGHSDIVEIQDAYRMLSPVLGAAMASGIFALALFASGQSSTLTGTLAGQVIMRGFLNLRIPAWKQRFYTRMMAVLPAWICIAIMGEGSVGKLLVFSQVVLSMQLPFAIIPLLLFNTDRSIVGNWAMSGMLRTVSWCTGLGIAAANLFLIASVL, encoded by the coding sequence ATGCAATCCGATACGATAAGTTCCAACGCTATTTCCGAAAGTCCTGATTTCATTGAAATACGCAGGATTGTACCGGTTCATGCCGGTGCAGGAGTGATTACGCGAATTAAGCGATATGCCGGAGTGGGGTTCCTCATTGCTGTGGGTTATATGGACCCGGGGAACTGGGCAACCGATATCGAAGCAGGCTCACGTTTCGGCTATAACCTCATTGGAGTCGTTTTTCTCTCCGGCCTGATCGCCATGCTGATGCAGACGCTTTGTGTGCGGCTGGGAGTGGCATCGGGCAAGGATCTGGCGCAGTTATGCAGAGAGCGTTTTCCCGCCAAAGTGAATAAGACGCTGTGGGTTTTAGCCCAGACCGCAATCATTGCCTGCGATTTTGCAGAAGTGCTGGGGACGGCTCTGGCCATAAAACTGCTTTTCGGATTGCCTTTGACGGTAGGAATCCTGATTGCCGGATGCGATATATTCATCCTGCTCTATCTGCAGGGAAAAAATATGCTTCGTATCGAGCATATTGTTTTGCTGCTGGTGATGGTCATTAGCGTCGCGTTCGCCGCTGAAATAGTGTTCAGCAAGCCGGACTGGAGCAAAGTCGCGAGTGGGTTTCTGCCTTCTGCTGAAACATGGAAGAGCCCGCAAGCCTGGTATATTGCAATCGGCATATTAGGTGCCACCGTTATGCCGCATAACCTTTATCTGCATTCCTATGCGGTCAGGAGCAGGGAAGTGAAACAGGGACTGACGGCAAAAACAGATACGATCAGACTGCTGATACTGGATACGATTATAACGCTGGGACTGGCATGCTTTGTGAATGCCAGCATTCTGCTCGTCACTGCCAGCGCTTTCCATTTTACAGGCCATAGCGACATCGTAGAAATTCAGGACGCATACCGTATGCTTTCACCTGTACTCGGCGCAGCAATGGCAAGCGGTATATTTGCACTGGCATTGTTTGCGTCCGGGCAGAGCTCGACACTGACAGGCACATTGGCAGGCCAGGTGATTATGCGGGGATTTCTCAATTTGCGGATTCCCGCCTGGAAACAGCGCTTCTATACGCGAATGATGGCGGTGCTTCCGGCGTGGATATGTATTGCGATAATGGGGGAAGGAAGCGTAGGAAAGTTGCTTGTCTTCAGCCAGGTCGTACTGAGCATGCAGCTTCCTTTTGCGATTATCCCGTTGCTGCTGTTCAATACGGATCGCAGCATCGTGGGGAACTGGGCGATGTCAGGAATGTTGCGCACCGTTAGCTGGTGCACAGGTTTAGGTATCGCAGCCGCCAATCTTTTTCTCATTGCCAGTGTGCTATAG